TGCTGCGCCTGGCAGCACAAGGGCAAAACGGGCAGCGGGAGGTTCCCACTGCCCGACAGCGTTACGCTCCGAGCGTCGCAACCATGACGGCTTTAATGGTGTGCATACGGTTTTCGGCTTCGTCGAAGACGATGGAGTGTTTTGACTCAAAGACCTCCTCGGTCACTTCCAGCCCCTTCAGGCCGTAGGTTTCTTCGATCTCTTTGCCTACTTTGGTGTGTTCGTTGTGGAAGGCGGGCAGGCAGTGCATGAACTTGACGTTCGGGTTGCCGGTCGCGTTGAGGACGGCCTGATTAATCTGGTAAGGCGTCATGATGCTGACGCGCTCGGCCCAGGCTTCTTTCGGTTCGCCCATCGAGACCCAAACGTCGGTATAGAGGAAGTCGACGCCCGCGACGCCTTCGTCCACGCTGTCGGTCAGCAGGATACTGCCGCCGGTTTCTTTGACGATGGCGCGGCACTGCTCTACCAGCTCCGCCTCAGGCCAGAAGGCTCTCGGCGCCACCAGGCGAATATCCATGCCCATTTTCGCGGCGCCTACCATCAGGGAATTACCCATGTTGTTGCGGGCGTCGCCCAGATAAGCGAAGGAGAGATCCTGAAGCTTTTTGCCCGGCGCGTGCTCCAGCATGGTCATCAGGTCTGCGAGGATTTGAGTTGGGTGAAACTCATTGGTCAGCCCGTTCCACACCGGCACGCCCGCGTATTGACCCAGCTCTTCGACTATCTCCTGGCCATAGCCGCGGTATTCAATCCCGTCGTACATCCGCCCCAGCACGCGGGCGGTATCTTTCATCGACTCTTTATGGCCGATTTGCGAGCCGCTTGGCCCGAGGTAGGTGACCAGCGCGCCCTGGTCAAAAGCGCCTACTTCAAAGGCGCAGCGGGTGCGGGTGGAGGTTTTCTCGAAGATCAGCGCGATGTTTTTACCGCAAAGCGTCTTTTTCTCGGTGCCGGCCTGTTTGGCGGCCTTAAGTTCGCGAGCAAGGTCGATGAGGTACTGAATTTCTGCAGGTTTAAAGTCGAGAAGTTTCAGGAAATTGCGGTTTTTTAAGTTGATAGTCATTTCATTATCCTTTGAATTTTAAGCTTTTTACCCTCACCCCGACCCTCTCCCTGAAAGGGAGAGGGGGAAATGCAGGCGGCTCTGTCTTATTCCCTCTCCCCGTTGGAGAGGGTGAAATGCAGGCGGCTCTGTTTTATTCCCTCACCTCGTGAGAGGGGGAAATGCAGGCGGCTCTGTTTTATTCCCTCTCCTCGTGGGAGAGGGAGACATGCAAGCGACTCTGTCTTATTCCCTCTCCCCCCTGGGGAGAGGGTTAGGGTGAGGGGGCATTCACACCACCTGAATAAGCGTGCCTTTCTCACCAGCCAGAATGGCCGGGCCATCCTCAAGAGCACCTATCCCGGCGATGCCGTGGCAGCTGGCGACAAAGCGGCTACAGGCGGCCACTTTGGGCCCCATCGATCCGGCGTCGAAGCTCATACCTTCAAGCTCCGCAGGCGTAATGCTGGCGAGCGGGCGCTGCGCCGGGGTGCCCCAGTTGAGGTAAACCGCGTCGGCGTCGGTCAGGATCAGCAGGGCATCTGCCTCAATCTGGCGAGCCAGCAGCGCGGCGGAAAGATCCTTATCTATCACCGCCTCAATACCGTGGTAGCCGTCGGCCCTCTTCACCACCGGCACGCCGCCGCCGCCGTTGCAGATGACCAGATGGTCACGTTGAATCAGCGCCGTAATGGCGTCGCTCTCGACAATCCGTTTCGGCTGCGGCGACGGCACCACGCGGCGGAAATACTGCCCGTCGGCTTTTACCGACCAGCCTTTGTCGCGTACCAGCGCATCCGCCTGCTCCTTGCTGTAGACCGGGCCGATATACTTGGTCGGATTGCTGAAGGCCGGATCCTGCGGATCGACTTCAACCTGGGTGAGCAGCACGCTGACTTCGCGGTCCGGCAGATCGTTTTTCAGCGCCTGCTGCAGCATGTAGCCGATCATTCCCTGGCTCTCCGCGCCGAGAACGTCCAGCGGGTAGGGGCTGACGTTTGGGTAGGCGCTGTTTTGCAGGGCAAGCAGGCCGACCTGCGGGCCGTTGCCGTGTACCAGCACAACGCGCCAGGCCTGGGTGAGCCGGGCAATTGTTTTCGCCGCCAGCTCAATATTTTTGCGCTGCAGGTCGGCTTCGAGTGGCTCACCGCGCTTTAGCAGGGCATTCCCGCCGAGCGCTACAACAAGCGTGGGCTTCAGTTCCATAGGGTTTACTCCTTTAAATTCCATCGCGTTCCAGCGGGCAGCTCATGCAGCGTGCGCCGCCGCGACCGCGCCCCAGCTCATCGCCGGGAATGGGCAGAACGGTGATGCCAGCTTTGTCATATTTCTCGTTGGTCCAGATGTTGCGTTCGTAGCCGATGACGACGCCCGGGCGTACGGTCAGCACGTTGTTGGCGTCGTTCCACTGCTCGCGCTCGGCTTCAAAGGCGTCGCCGCCGGTGGTGATAAGCTTGATCTGGTCGATACCCAGCGCTTTTTCGATGGCGTTAACCAGGCTGGTTTCCTGGTGACGTTTGATGCCGCCGTGGCCGTCGGGGGTTAAGGTCCAGCACTGCACGTCTTTGCGGACGACTTCGGGGTATACGGAGAAGGTGTCGATATCCAGGTGGGTCATTACGGTATCGAGATGCATGCAGGAGCGGTGTTTCGGCAGCTCAACGGCAATCACCCGGGTGGCCTGCCGATGCCTGAATAAGGATTCAGCGAGGAACTCTATGCCCTGAGGCGTCGTGCGCTCGGACATGCCAATTAATACCGCGCCGCGGCCAATAACTAAAACATCGCCGCCTTCCAGCGTAGCGTGGTCGTAATTAATATTTTCGTCGCCGTAATATTTAATGAATTTTTCGTCGGTAAAGGCCGGGTGCCAACGATAAATCGCTCTTAAATTATTGGTCTCGCGCTGGCGAGCCGCTTTTGCCATTGGGTTAATAGAGACGCCGTTATAAATCCAGCACGATGTGTCGCGGGTAAATAAATGATTCGGTAACGGCTTCATAATAAAATCGGTTGCCGAGTGGGTATCCACAACCATATTTTTAATGTGCGCCGGAATTTCCCCGTAGGTCAGCCCGCCAGAGAGGTGACGCGCCAGTTCCCGATGCGGCATATCGGCCAGCCAGCCGCGAATATCGGAGGCGAAAGCCGGCCCCAGGCGATAGTCGGAAACCTGCGTATTCAGCAGCCACTCCTTAGCTTCGCTGACGTCGAGGGTTTGCGTCAGCAGGTCGGTAAGCAACAGGACCTCCACGCCCTGGCCGCGCAGGGTATTGGCGAACACGTCGTGTTCTTCACCGGCGCGTTCAACCGACAGCACATCATCGAATAATAATTCCTGACAATTAGAAGGGGTAAGTCTTTTCAGGCTGAGGTTGGGGCGGTGCAGCATCACGCTGCGTAATTGACCTATTTCGGAACCGACATAATGCTTGTCCATGACTATTCCTTTACTTTAATCTGGATATAAAAATACCTGTAACGCAATGGATATTGCGCCGTGACTTGAATAACTCATTAAGTGGTTTTGAGGCGTTTGTTAATTTCTTGATGGCTATTTAATGCGAGGGAAGTCGGGTGGGCAAGGCTATTTTTAACTCTATTGTTATTCATTGATGAGCGTCAGAAAACAGAAAATATGCCGATTCAGGTAAATGAATAATTACTCGCTGATGCGCTTTTAATTATTTATGTGTGTTAATCGGTTGTAATTTTATGCGAAAACGCAATTATTTTAACTCATTGATATTGATGTATTTTTATTTTATTTATGCATAACTATTCAGGCGGTGAGTTATTTAATGCCGGGGCGGGCAGAAATGAGAACGATAGTTATTTTATTTTTGGCACCTATCCAGCGAGTCAAAACTGTGATCATACAGACGTTATTCTATTAACTTCATATAAAACAATATATTATAATTTACGCTTAACCAGCGAGGTAACAGGTTATGTCTTTTTTATGCATAAAAAACGCCAGCGCTGCACCAGACACGCAACATCTTTTGCAATAAACATGCGGGAAAAAGAAACCCCTCAGGCGGAGGGACGCCGAGGGGCCAGGATATGCCCTGGGAGCGAAGTAACTATTTTGTCAGCGTGGCGACCATCACCGCCTTAATGGTATGCATACGGTTTTCAGCCTGATCGAACACCACGCTGTGGGAAGACTCAAAGACTTCATCGGTAACCTCCATGCCGCCGTGCAGATCGAACTCCTGCGCCATCTGTTTGCCCAGCGTGGTCTGGTCATCGTGGAACGCCGGCAGGCAGTGAAGGAACTTCACCTGAGGGTTGCCGGTCAACGCCAGCATGGCGCTGTTGACCTGATAAGGCCGCAGCAGGGCGATACGTTCGGCCCACTTCTCTTTGGCTTCTCCCATGGAGAGCCAAACGTCGGTATAAATAAAGTCGGCGCCTTGCACACCCGAAGCGATGTCCTCCGTCAGGGTAATTTTCCCTCCGGTCTGCTCGGCCATGGCTTTACATTCGGCGACCAGTTTTTCCTCCGGCCAGCACGCTTTTGGCGCGACGAGCCGCAGATCTAACCCGGTGAGCGCGGCGGCCTCCAGCATTGAATTGCCCATGTTATTACGCGCGTCACCGACGTACACCAGCGTCATTTGATCCAGGCTTTTGCCTGGCAGCTGCTCCTGCATAGTGAGCAAATCTGCCAACAGCTGAGTGGGATGATATTCATTGGTCAGGCCGTTCCACACCGGCACACCCGCATAGCTGGCGAGAGTTTCGACAATCTCCTGGCCGTAGCCGCGGTACTGAATGCCGTCATAAATACGGCCCAGAACACGCGCGGTATCCTTAATTGATTCTTTATGCCCAATCTGGCTGCCGCTTGGGCCGAGATAAGTGACGCGAGCGCCCTGGTCGTAAGCGGCAACTTCGAAAGAGCAGCGAGTACGAGTCGAATCTTTTTCGAAGATGAGCGCAATATTTTTACCAGCAAGGTGCTGAATCTCTGAGCCTTTTTTCTTGTCGTTTTTTAGCCTGGCGGACAGCGCCAGCAACTCTTTCAGTTGAGCAGGGGTAAAATCGAGTAGCTTAAGAAAGTTTTTCTGATAGAAGTGACTCATTTTTTCCTCGCATGGCGCAAACCTTTATTGAATTAAAATTCAATTTATATGTATGAATATTCAATTGCAACCCCTTAAGTTAAAACTTTGCGGGGAAAGGTGGAGGCAAACCCCGGCGTGTGTGAAAATGAGAGTATCTGCCGACACATTTGAGGAAAGGGCCATGGCAAATCCAGAACTGCTGGAAGAACAGCGCGAAGAAACACGTTTAATCATTGAAGAGCTGCTGGAAGACGGTAGCGATCCGGACGCGTTGTACACCATCGAACACCACCTCTCTGCGGATGATTTCGAAACGCTGGAGAAAGCCGCCGTTGAAGCGTTCAAGCTGGGTTATGAAGTGACCGACCCGGAAGAGCTGGAAGTGGAAGAGGGCGATACCGTCATCTGCTGCGATATCCTGAGCGAATGTGCGCTGAACCCGGAGCTGATTGATGCCCAGGTCGAACAACTGCTGAACCTGGCGGAAAAATTCGGCGTGGAATATGACGGCTGGGGCACCTACTTCGAAGACCCGAACGGCGAAGAGGGTGAGGAAGGCGACGAAGACTACCAGGACGAAGACGACGACGGCGTACGCCACTAAAAGTCAGCGGTGCAGCGGCGTGAGCCGCTGCGCTTTCGCGTAATCACCCATCCCCCGATCGGGCAAAATTCTCTTTTTACCTTTCTTCTTAAATAAACGATTTTCAGGCAGGTTATTCTGTCTTAGCATCGTCATATCTGTATTAAAAATGCGCCAGCAGGGCAGAAATTCAGCCGCTGCAAAAGCTGAACCCGCAACACAACATCCTGCGCCCCGGCCAGACGCTCAAGTGCCAGAAGGCAAACGTCCGCAGAATCATTGCCGGATGGCGAAGCATCTCTACCACGACCATCGCACTTCGCTACAACGGTGGCGGCGATCCTAACTATTCCAGAAAACTCGATTACGCATTATCACTGATTAAAAAAGGGAAGAGCGCTTTATGCAAATAACACTGAAAGCTTGCCTGGTTATCGTCGCCTGTATGCCGCTGCTGGCGTTGGCTAACGATCCGCAGCCGGCTAAGGATGCTACAGCCCTGCGCGAAGCGTGTAGCGAATATGCTGAGGCGGGGATGCGTGACTGTCTGATTAAGCAGTCGAAGGAGAGCGAGCAAGTTCTGGAAAAGGCCAGCAAAACGGCCGCCAGCCGAATCGCTGAATGGGACGAAGACCAGAGCTATATCGAGCAAGCCAGCGCGGCGCTTAAGACATCAAATCAACGTTTCATTCATTATCGCGACAGCCAGTGTCAGCTTGCGGCTTCGCTTAGCGGAGGTGCGGCAGGCAATGCTCGTGAAATCAGGCGCCTTTCCTGCGTTGCAGAACTCAACTTTGGCCGCGCTGAGCAGCTAACCAGCGCGGTTTCAGAGCTGGCGGTGAAATAGGGCTCAACTCTCTTTGCGCCTGAGCTTACTGACAAAAGAGAGGGCAGTGATTATGCTATCTGCCACTAAAAGTCAGCGGTGCAGCGGCGTGAGCCGCTGCGCTTCAGGATACCTCATGGACTACCAGCCGCTCCTCGCCCCGATTAACCAATTCCTGCAGTGCCCAACGCCCGAAGCCTGGATTCAAAAAGCACGTTGCCCGGAAAACCTGCCCCTGCTGCTAACCGACCATATGATTTGCGAGCTGAAGGCCGCGCAAACCGCGATGCTGCTCATCCGTAAATACGTTGCCGATAAAGAGGGTTCGCAGGCGCTGCTGGCCTGGCTGCAGCCCTATGAAGCATTTGCTTTCCGAAACGGAGCGGAGCCTGACTTTCTGGCGCTCCACAAAGGCCTTAGCAAAAGCATTATGCCGAAAACGACCCACGGCTGGGGGCAGCGGCTGATCGACAGCATGGTGCTGCTGATCAAAGAAGAGCTGCACCATTTTTGGCAGGTGCGGGAAATCATGATTGCCCGTAACATCCCGTACGCCAAAATCACCGCCAGCCGCTACGCTAAAGGTTTACTGAGCGAAACTCGTACTCATGAACCGCTGATGCTGGTCGATAAGCTTATCTGCGGCGCCTACATTGAAGCGCGGTCCTGTGAAAGATTCGCCGCGCTGGCCCCGCATCTTGATGAGGAATTGCAGCGTTTTTATCTGTCGCTGCTGCGTTCTGAAGCGCGTCATTATCAGGACTATTTAACGTTGGCAGAGCAGATTGCCGGCGGTGATATCAGCGAACGCGTTCGTTTCTTTGGCCATGTCGAGGCCGGGCTAATCCAAAGCCATGACCATGAGTTTCGTTTCCACAGCGGAGTCCCCGCAAACCAGAAGGATGCACCATGAACTGGACCCACG
This region of Cedecea lapagei genomic DNA includes:
- the argF gene encoding ornithine carbamoyltransferase, translated to MTINLKNRNFLKLLDFKPAEIQYLIDLARELKAAKQAGTEKKTLCGKNIALIFEKTSTRTRCAFEVGAFDQGALVTYLGPSGSQIGHKESMKDTARVLGRMYDGIEYRGYGQEIVEELGQYAGVPVWNGLTNEFHPTQILADLMTMLEHAPGKKLQDLSFAYLGDARNNMGNSLMVGAAKMGMDIRLVAPRAFWPEAELVEQCRAIVKETGGSILLTDSVDEGVAGVDFLYTDVWVSMGEPKEAWAERVSIMTPYQINQAVLNATGNPNVKFMHCLPAFHNEHTKVGKEIEETYGLKGLEVTEEVFESKHSIVFDEAENRMHTIKAVMVATLGA
- a CDS encoding carbamate kinase, translated to MELKPTLVVALGGNALLKRGEPLEADLQRKNIELAAKTIARLTQAWRVVLVHGNGPQVGLLALQNSAYPNVSPYPLDVLGAESQGMIGYMLQQALKNDLPDREVSVLLTQVEVDPQDPAFSNPTKYIGPVYSKEQADALVRDKGWSVKADGQYFRRVVPSPQPKRIVESDAITALIQRDHLVICNGGGGVPVVKRADGYHGIEAVIDKDLSAALLARQIEADALLILTDADAVYLNWGTPAQRPLASITPAELEGMSFDAGSMGPKVAACSRFVASCHGIAGIGALEDGPAILAGEKGTLIQVV
- the arcA gene encoding arginine deiminase, translated to MDKHYVGSEIGQLRSVMLHRPNLSLKRLTPSNCQELLFDDVLSVERAGEEHDVFANTLRGQGVEVLLLTDLLTQTLDVSEAKEWLLNTQVSDYRLGPAFASDIRGWLADMPHRELARHLSGGLTYGEIPAHIKNMVVDTHSATDFIMKPLPNHLFTRDTSCWIYNGVSINPMAKAARQRETNNLRAIYRWHPAFTDEKFIKYYGDENINYDHATLEGGDVLVIGRGAVLIGMSERTTPQGIEFLAESLFRHRQATRVIAVELPKHRSCMHLDTVMTHLDIDTFSVYPEVVRKDVQCWTLTPDGHGGIKRHQETSLVNAIEKALGIDQIKLITTGGDAFEAEREQWNDANNVLTVRPGVVIGYERNIWTNEKYDKAGITVLPIPGDELGRGRGGARCMSCPLERDGI
- the argF gene encoding ornithine carbamoyltransferase is translated as MSHFYQKNFLKLLDFTPAQLKELLALSARLKNDKKKGSEIQHLAGKNIALIFEKDSTRTRCSFEVAAYDQGARVTYLGPSGSQIGHKESIKDTARVLGRIYDGIQYRGYGQEIVETLASYAGVPVWNGLTNEYHPTQLLADLLTMQEQLPGKSLDQMTLVYVGDARNNMGNSMLEAAALTGLDLRLVAPKACWPEEKLVAECKAMAEQTGGKITLTEDIASGVQGADFIYTDVWLSMGEAKEKWAERIALLRPYQVNSAMLALTGNPQVKFLHCLPAFHDDQTTLGKQMAQEFDLHGGMEVTDEVFESSHSVVFDQAENRMHTIKAVMVATLTK
- the rraB gene encoding ribonuclease E inhibitor RraB, which produces MANPELLEEQREETRLIIEELLEDGSDPDALYTIEHHLSADDFETLEKAAVEAFKLGYEVTDPEELEVEEGDTVICCDILSECALNPELIDAQVEQLLNLAEKFGVEYDGWGTYFEDPNGEEGEEGDEDYQDEDDDGVRH
- a CDS encoding lysozyme inhibitor LprI family protein; its protein translation is MQITLKACLVIVACMPLLALANDPQPAKDATALREACSEYAEAGMRDCLIKQSKESEQVLEKASKTAASRIAEWDEDQSYIEQASAALKTSNQRFIHYRDSQCQLAASLSGGAAGNAREIRRLSCVAELNFGRAEQLTSAVSELAVK
- the miaE gene encoding tRNA isopentenyl-2-thiomethyl-A-37 hydroxylase MiaE; this encodes MDYQPLLAPINQFLQCPTPEAWIQKARCPENLPLLLTDHMICELKAAQTAMLLIRKYVADKEGSQALLAWLQPYEAFAFRNGAEPDFLALHKGLSKSIMPKTTHGWGQRLIDSMVLLIKEELHHFWQVREIMIARNIPYAKITASRYAKGLLSETRTHEPLMLVDKLICGAYIEARSCERFAALAPHLDEELQRFYLSLLRSEARHYQDYLTLAEQIAGGDISERVRFFGHVEAGLIQSHDHEFRFHSGVPANQKDAP